One region of Blattabacterium cuenoti genomic DNA includes:
- the purH gene encoding bifunctional phosphoribosylaminoimidazolecarboxamide formyltransferase/IMP cyclohydrolase has translation MKRALISVYQKNDQLFDFVNFLYKNGYEIISTSGTLQFLIKNGLSNVIDITDITSFPEILDGRLKTFHPNIYGGILANRSIEKHIKSIHSHNIHFIDIVLINFYPFLEKKNEKSINSLIEFIDIGGPSMLRAAAKNFLYVTAIVDKNDYKSVQDEITQYGSTSLKLRRKLAGKVFNFTSSYDSAISQILSENEFPYYLHSSFEKKMNLRYGENPHQKAAYYINTLYKGSMSNFTHLHGKDLSFNNLRDMDIAWKIVSQFTDPACCTVKHSSPCGVALGKNIIEAFKKTYYADTISSFGGIMAVNVPVEKELAKKINHIFLEVILSPSFSEEALNILKIKKNIRIISINQAISDKFEYVQIDGGILVQEIDNCNEKDDNNYRIVTKKKFSNEELKSLLFAQKVVKYVKSNAIVVAKKMQTLGISGGQTNRIWAASQAINRAIDKSKEGLVLVSDAFFPFRDVVDEAIRSGGIRAILQPGGSIRDKESIKACDDYGIAMAFTGKRHFKH, from the coding sequence ATGAAAAGAGCTTTAATTAGTGTTTATCAAAAAAACGATCAATTATTCGATTTTGTTAATTTTTTATACAAAAATGGATATGAAATTATTTCTACTAGTGGAACTTTACAATTTTTAATAAAAAATGGATTATCCAATGTAATAGATATTACGGATATTACTTCTTTTCCTGAAATTTTGGATGGAAGATTAAAAACATTTCATCCTAATATTTATGGAGGTATTTTAGCAAATCGTTCTATTGAAAAACATATAAAATCTATTCATTCTCATAATATTCATTTTATTGATATTGTATTAATTAATTTTTATCCATTTTTAGAAAAAAAAAATGAAAAATCTATTAATTCTTTGATTGAATTTATAGATATAGGAGGTCCTTCTATGCTTCGTGCAGCAGCTAAAAATTTTTTATATGTTACAGCAATTGTAGATAAAAATGATTATAAATCGGTACAAGATGAAATAACTCAATATGGTTCTACTTCTTTAAAATTAAGAAGAAAATTAGCTGGAAAAGTATTTAATTTTACTTCTTCTTATGATTCTGCTATTTCTCAAATTCTTTCAGAAAATGAATTTCCTTATTATTTGCATTCATCTTTTGAGAAAAAAATGAATCTACGTTATGGAGAAAATCCTCATCAAAAAGCAGCTTATTATATCAATACTCTTTATAAAGGATCAATGAGTAATTTTACTCATTTGCATGGTAAAGATCTTTCATTTAATAATTTACGAGATATGGATATAGCTTGGAAAATTGTTTCTCAATTTACCGATCCAGCTTGTTGTACAGTTAAACATTCCAGTCCTTGTGGAGTAGCTTTAGGAAAAAATATTATTGAAGCATTTAAAAAAACTTATTATGCTGATACAATTTCTTCTTTTGGCGGAATAATGGCTGTTAATGTTCCAGTAGAAAAAGAATTAGCAAAAAAAATTAATCATATTTTTTTAGAAGTTATTCTTTCCCCATCCTTTTCAGAAGAAGCATTAAATATTTTAAAAATAAAAAAAAATATTAGAATTATCAGTATAAATCAAGCAATTTCAGATAAATTTGAATATGTACAAATAGATGGAGGTATTTTAGTACAAGAAATAGATAATTGTAATGAAAAAGATGATAATAATTATAGAATAGTTACTAAAAAAAAATTTTCTAATGAAGAATTAAAATCTTTGTTGTTTGCACAAAAAGTAGTGAAATATGTGAAATCTAACGCTATTGTTGTAGCTAAAAAAATGCAAACTTTAGGTATTTCTGGAGGTCAAACTAATAGAATTTGGGCTGCTTCTCAGGCCATAAATAGAGCTATAGATAAAAGTAAAGAAGGATTAGTTTTAGTATCTGATGCTTTTTTTCCTTTTAGAGATGTAGTAGATGAAGCTATTCGTTCAGGAGGAATACGTGCTATTCTTCAACCAGGAGGATCTATACGTGATAAAGAATCTATAAAAGCTTGTGATGATTATGGAATTGCTATGGCTTTTACTGGAAAAAGACATTTTAAACATTAA
- a CDS encoding formyltransferase family protein yields the protein MKKITILVSGKGTNMQHILQAIENGILSNFIVNLVISDRFCIAINHASKKNINTISLEKIKKKFLSKEINHILVKNIPDIVVLSGFLSILDAKFCKKWFGKVINIHPSLLPKYGGIGMYGIKVHQEVLKNKEKISGATVHYVTENVDLGNIILKKSCKISSKETPISLSKKISFVEKDILIQSIKNWK from the coding sequence ATGAAAAAAATAACTATTTTAGTTTCTGGAAAAGGAACCAATATGCAACATATTTTACAAGCAATTGAAAACGGTATTCTTTCTAATTTTATAGTAAATTTAGTTATTTCTGACCGATTTTGTATTGCTATTAATCATGCATCAAAAAAAAATATCAATACTATTTCTTTAGAAAAAATTAAAAAAAAATTTCTTTCTAAAGAAATAAATCATATACTTGTAAAAAATATTCCAGATATTGTAGTTCTTTCTGGATTTTTGTCTATACTTGATGCAAAATTTTGTAAAAAATGGTTTGGAAAAGTAATAAATATTCATCCTTCACTTTTACCTAAATATGGAGGTATAGGTATGTATGGAATAAAAGTACATCAAGAAGTTTTAAAAAATAAAGAAAAAATATCAGGTGCTACAGTTCATTATGTGACAGAAAATGTTGATTTAGGAAACATAATTTTGAAAAAATCATGTAAAATTTCTTCAAAAGAAACTCCAATATCTTTATCAAAAAAAATTTCTTTTGTAGAAAAGGATATATTAATTCAATCAATAAAAAATTGGAAATAA
- the purM gene encoding phosphoribosylformylglycinamidine cyclo-ligase produces the protein MKKSNHIICKINEIIKKTYNNKVISSLDHFSGFYKIYECGYKEPILVSGVDGVGTKLRLAINYKKYDLIGEDCFAMCVNDVLCHGGIPLFFLDYLACGKLNSTIIKKIIEGIANSCKRTNTCFIGGETAEMPGIYKKNDYDIAGFCVGIVEKKYLINGEKLIKKGDILIGLPSSGVHSNGFSLIQKIFSTNNFIEIFQKKPFYETLLIPTRIYYFPIHILLKEFSIHGLAHVTGGGIPDNLSRILPKNLSAIIKKENIPIQPIFNFIQKKGNLSEKKMWNTFNMGVGMIIIISSKEQNSILYKLRFLGEKPFIFGNIVKGNKKVLFK, from the coding sequence ATGAAAAAAAGTAATCATATCATATGTAAAATTAATGAAATTATAAAAAAAACTTATAATAATAAAGTAATTAGCTCATTAGATCATTTTTCTGGTTTTTATAAAATATATGAATGTGGATATAAAGAACCCATTTTAGTATCTGGAGTAGATGGAGTAGGAACAAAACTACGTTTAGCTATTAATTATAAAAAATATGATTTAATTGGAGAAGATTGTTTTGCTATGTGTGTAAATGACGTTTTATGTCATGGTGGAATTCCTTTATTTTTTTTAGATTATTTAGCTTGTGGAAAATTAAACTCTACTATTATAAAAAAAATAATAGAAGGAATAGCTAATTCTTGTAAGAGAACGAACACTTGTTTTATTGGAGGAGAAACAGCAGAAATGCCTGGTATTTATAAAAAAAATGATTATGATATTGCTGGATTTTGTGTAGGTATTGTAGAAAAAAAATATCTTATAAATGGAGAAAAACTTATTAAAAAAGGAGATATTTTGATAGGACTTCCTTCTTCTGGTGTACATAGTAATGGTTTTTCTTTAATTCAAAAAATATTTTCTACAAATAATTTTATAGAAATTTTTCAAAAAAAACCTTTTTATGAAACTCTTTTAATTCCAACTAGAATTTATTATTTTCCTATTCATATTTTATTAAAAGAATTTTCAATTCATGGATTAGCTCATGTTACTGGAGGAGGTATACCAGATAATTTATCTAGAATTCTTCCTAAAAATTTATCAGCTATAATAAAAAAAGAAAATATTCCTATTCAACCCATTTTTAATTTTATTCAAAAAAAAGGAAATCTATCAGAAAAGAAAATGTGGAATACTTTCAATATGGGAGTAGGAATGATAATTATTATATCATCTAAAGAACAAAATTCTATTTTGTATAAATTACGTTTTTTAGGAGAAAAACCTTTTATATTTGGTAATATAGTGAAAGGTAATAAAAAAGTTTTATTTAAATAA
- the purD gene encoding phosphoribosylamine--glycine ligase, which produces MKILILGNGGREHAIGKKLFEDNPSINIYFYPGNGGTSLIGKNIENYHSTLELGFFAKKNGIDITIVGSEIFLMEKIVDIFHDFGLKIIGPNYLSSQLEVDRSFSKDFMKKYGISSPKYEVFSCYDKAVSFLEKKTKPLVIKTNGIAGGKGVFLVKNKNEAKKALKTIMIEKKFGNSGNKIIIEDYLQGIEASIISIFNGKHIIPFISAKDYKKIGENEIGVNTGGMGSIVPNPYMTNSVWLYFKKNILNPTLKGLILEKLIFFGFLYFGLMITSNKVYLLEYNVRMGDPETQALLPLMESNLLNIIQSIFLKKKIYISWKKLYSCCVVLSSNGYPENYDIGKMISGLDSLKEPFYIAGANKKKDKWITSSGRVLNIIGIGNTLKEARYKAYDKVKKIKFDNLYFRKDIGL; this is translated from the coding sequence ATGAAAATTTTAATTCTTGGAAACGGAGGACGTGAACATGCTATTGGAAAAAAATTATTTGAAGATAATCCTTCTATAAATATTTATTTTTATCCTGGAAATGGAGGTACTAGTCTAATAGGAAAAAATATTGAAAATTATCATTCTACATTAGAATTAGGTTTTTTTGCTAAAAAAAATGGAATAGACATAACTATTGTAGGATCTGAAATTTTTTTAATGGAAAAAATAGTAGATATTTTTCATGATTTTGGACTAAAAATAATTGGACCAAACTATTTATCTTCTCAACTTGAAGTGGACCGTTCTTTTTCAAAAGATTTTATGAAAAAATATGGAATAAGTTCTCCAAAATATGAAGTTTTTTCTTGTTATGACAAAGCTGTTTCTTTTTTAGAAAAAAAAACAAAACCATTAGTTATTAAAACTAATGGAATAGCTGGAGGAAAAGGAGTTTTTTTAGTTAAAAACAAAAATGAAGCTAAAAAAGCTTTAAAAACTATTATGATAGAAAAAAAATTTGGAAATTCTGGAAATAAGATAATCATAGAAGATTATTTGCAAGGAATAGAAGCTTCTATTATATCTATTTTCAATGGAAAACATATTATTCCTTTTATATCAGCTAAAGATTATAAAAAAATTGGAGAAAATGAGATTGGAGTAAATACAGGAGGTATGGGATCTATTGTTCCTAATCCATATATGACTAATTCTGTTTGGTTATATTTTAAAAAAAATATATTAAATCCTACTTTAAAAGGATTAATTTTAGAAAAATTAATTTTTTTTGGATTTTTATATTTTGGATTAATGATTACTTCTAATAAAGTTTATTTGTTGGAATATAATGTTCGTATGGGTGATCCTGAGACTCAAGCTTTGTTACCTTTAATGGAAAGTAATTTATTAAATATTATTCAGTCTATTTTTTTGAAAAAAAAAATATATATTTCTTGGAAAAAATTATACTCTTGTTGTGTAGTTTTATCCTCTAATGGATATCCAGAAAATTATGATATAGGAAAAATGATATCAGGATTAGACTCCTTAAAAGAACCTTTTTATATTGCTGGAGCAAATAAAAAAAAAGATAAATGGATAACATCAAGCGGACGTGTTTTGAATATAATTGGAATAGGAAATACTCTTAAAGAAGCAAGATATAAAGCTTATGATAAAGTAAAAAAAATAAAATTTGATAATTTGTATTTTAGAAAGGATATTGGTTTATAA